The following is a genomic window from Hymenobacter chitinivorans DSM 11115.
GAGCCGGAAGTCTTTGGGCATTACAGCGGCCGGGCGGCCAAATGAGTGAAAGACAAATGTAGGCGTCTGGCAATAGGCTTTATTGCTCCGGAGCTGTACTTTAGCGGGACCCTATTGTTTACTTCTGAACCCAGTTTACCCTTATGGAAGAGTTTAACCCCGAAAATCAGCCCGAGCAGCCCCAGGTGATTATTCCGGCCGAGGAGGCCACCCAGATTCAGGTGCGCTTTATGACCCAGGTTTACGGCTGGATGGCCGGCGCCCTGGCCCTAACCGGCGGCGTAGCCATGCTGGTAGGCGCTTCGCCCGAAATTCAGGAGCTGGTATTCGGCAACCGGCTGGTCTTTTTCGGCCTGATTATTCTGGAGCTATTCGTGGTGGGCTATCTGAGCCGCAACCTGTTTGAGATGACGCCCAACCAGGCCGTCGGGGCCTTTGCCGGCTATGCCCTGCTCAACGGCGTCACGCTGGGTATCATCTTCATGGTGTACACGGCCGAGTCCATTGCCTCCACCTTCTTTATCACGGCGGGCACGTTCGGGGTGATGAGCCTCTACGGCTTCGTGACGGGCACCGATTTGAGCCGCTGGGGCAACCTGCTGTTCATGGCCCTCATTGGCCTCGTCATTGCCTCAGTGGTGAATATCTTCCTGGCCAGCTCGATGCTGTACTGGATTACCAGCTTCATCGGCGTCGCGCTGTTTGTGGCCCTCACCGCCTACGACACCCAGAAAGTAAAGGGCCTGGCCTTTATCGGCTACGGCGACGAAGGGGCCGACCGCAAAGCCGCCGTCTGGGGCGCCCTCACGCTCTACCTCGATTTTGTGAATCTGTTCCTGTATCTGCTGCGCTTTTTCGGCCGCCGCCGGTAAGACTTCGAACCAGGTACAAACCCAACGGGCCGCCCACTATGGGCGGCCCGTTTTGCTTTCAGTTGACTCAGTGCTTTACTTCGCCTTGCTGCTGAGCCAGTCGTCCCGGAATTTCTTCATGGCCTTGGTCACCGGCTTTTTGGCCGTTTCGTTGGTCACAACTTCCAGCGTGGGGTCTTCGGCCAGCGTGACCTGGGTGGTGCGAATGCCGCCGCGGGTGCGGTACTCCACCGGCACCACGTCGCCGGGCTTGTGGGCGGCCAGCAGTTCCTGCACGGCTTTGGCGCTGCTCAGGCGCTGCCCGTCAATCTTGCGCAGTACGTCTTCCCGGTCGAGGCCGGCCTGGTAGAGCGGGCTGCCCACCAAGGTGCTGCCGAGGCTGGCGGTGCTGTCGGCGGGGTTAAAGCTCAGGCGACTCACCAAGCTGGCCTGCCCGGCCCGGGCGCGGCGCACGGTGAGGCCGGCCGGGGCCAGTAGCTCGTCGAACTTGGGCAGCTCATGACCCAGAATATGCTGGCGGAAAAACTGCCCGGCAAAAGCCGTGTCCCGGCTTACTTCGCCCAAAATTCGCTGCAAATCGGGCAGGGTGTAGGGCTTGGCCGGGGCGTAGTTCTGCTGCTCCTTGCCGTGCTGCTGCCACACGGCCCGCATGTAGGCGTCGAGCGTGGTCTTGTGATTCTGACGCAGCAGCAGGTCCAGGGCCAGGGCGTTGGCCGCGCCGATGTAGTAGTACGACAGGTAGGTGTTGCCGCGGTTGTTGGGGTCAATGGCGGCGGCGGCATCCACGAAAGGGGCCTGCTGGCTCATCTGCACCGGCGAGTAGCGGGCCGCGCCCGGGGAGTTGAGCATGGCGCCTACCACGCCGCTGAGGGTGTACTGGCAGTACTGGTCGTCGGTAAACACCCCGGCCCGGCGCATGATCAGGTCGCCGTAGTACTGGGTGAAGCCCTCGGCAAACCAAAGCGAGTTGCTCATGTTGGCGCGCTCAAAGTCGAAGGGCTCCAGGTCGCGGGGGCGGATGCGCTCCACATTCCAGCTATGGAAATACTCGTGCGACACGGTGCCCAGGTTGTTCATCACGTCGTCGCCGCGCAGCTGCCGGTTGCTGGTCACCGACGTCGAGTTGCGGTGCTCCATGCCGTCGGAGTTGGTCTGGGGCAGGTAGTTGACCACGAAGGTGTAGCGGCCGAAATCATACTCGGGCAGGCCTCCGAAAACGGCGGCGGCCTCCTTCACAATCTTCTTGGTTTTGGCCGTGTAGTCGTCCAGCTCGGCCTCGGTGCCTTCATAGAGCACGTTCAGCTCAATGGTACGGCCCTGCTCTTGCCAGGAGCGCACTTTTTGGGAGCCCAGGGAAGTCGGGCTATCCATCAGGTATTGCAGGTGGGGGGCGTAGTACGTACCCTTGGCCGGGTCGGGGCGCAGCTGGGTGGCCACCTGCCAGCCGCCGGGCGTCTCAAACTTCACCTCGGCCGGGCGCTGCTCCAGGCCGCGGGCAAAAGCCAGGGTAGCGGGCATGTTCAGGTGGGCGTGGATGGCGTCGATGCCGGCGTAGGTGCCGTCGGTCCGGTCGCCAAACAGGGTGTAGGTAAAGCGCACGGTGCCGTCGTGCCCGCTCACGTCCCAGCCGTAGGGGTCGGGCCGGCTCACGGTCAGGGCTTTGCCTTTCGAGTCGGTAGCCTTCACGTCGTACACGTTTTTGGCGAATTCGTGCAGGGCGTAGCGGCCGGGCGAGCTGCGGGCCATGCGCACCTGCAGCGGCCCGCTGGGCAGCTCCGCAAAGACGACGGTAACCTGGGCTTCGTGGTGCACGGCGTTGGGAAAGGCCACGGTGTACTGCACGGGGGCCTGGGCCAGGGCTCCGAAGGGGAGGGCCAGGGCGAGAAGAAAAGTGGCGGCGGATTTCCGCATAGAAAAGAAAAACGAGGATGGATGCCTAAAAATAGGGCGCCGCCGCGCTACTTCGGCCGTTCCGGCTCGTTTTTCCTGTCCGCGGCCCTCCTCACCCAAACACGGTGGCCTCGACCAGCCCCCGAAAAAACACGTGCTGCTGCTGCACCACCAGGCCCAGACAACGCAACGCGGGATGCAAATCGGGCATTGCGCGGCCGCTGATACCGGTCGTGAGCCGGAAAAAACGGTACATGGTCTGTAGCAGCAGGCGCTGCCAGAGCGTCTGGGCGGGCCGAAAGTCGGCCAGCAGCCAAGGGGCGCCCGGCCGCCGAGCCTGGTTCAGGGCGTCCAGGATGGCCTGCAGGCGGCGCGGCTCAAACAGGTCGAGAAAGAAGAAGGTGATGATGGCGTCAAACGACTCGTCGGGGCGTAGGTCGTGCTCGGTGCCCAGCCGGAATTCCACCTGCCCGGCGTGCTCGGGCGCGGCTTGCAGCAGCGTCGCCCGTGACTTGGCCAGCATCAGGGCCGAGGCTTCCAGGTAGAGCACCCGGGCGTCGGGGCGGCGCTGCAGCACTTCGCCCAGCACCCAGCCCGAGCCTCCGCCAATAATCAGCACCCGGGGCCGGCCCGGGGGCAGGCCGGCCAGGGCCGCCTGCTGGGCGCGCCGCAGGGCGTCGCCAAACACGAGGCGGGCTAAAGGGTCGTAAAATGGGGCAACCCGGTCGAAACCGGCATCAACGGAAGACATGAGCGAAGGGCAGGAGGGAGGAGAGCGGGATAGGTAAGGTACCGACAATTCCGCGGTATAGTTGAGCTTGCCCGCGAAATATGCCTGTTTGGCTGCGGGCTGCGTATGCAGCAGGGCGTACCAATGGGCTGCCCAGCAATGACCAACTACTTTCGCCGAATCGGGGCGGGCTTTATGTTATTTGCGGCGGAATTTGCCGTAACCCTGGGGCTGGGAGCCTTAGGCATCGTGGGTTTTCTGGCCCTGGGGCGGCAGGTGCTGGATCAGGATGCAGCTGGGTTCGACGCGCGGGCCTTCCACTGGGCCCGGCACCTACTCGGAGCCAATGAGAGCGGCTGGGTCGAAAAAATAACGTTTCTGGCATCGCGCAACTTCATTACGGCCGTGGCATTGCTGCTCATTGGCTATTTCCTGTTTGTGCGGCGGCACCGCTGGTACACACTGCTGGTGCCGGTGGTGGCCCTGGGCAGCATCACGCTGAACTTGGTGCTCAAAACCACCTACCACCGGCCCCGGCCCCTGCTGCCGTTGGTATCGGCTTCCGGGCTGAGCTTCCCGAGCGGACACGCCATGATCAGCGCCTCGTTTTACGGGTTGTTGATTTACTTAGTACTGACACACGTGCGCCGCCAAAAAGTTCTGCGCCTGGTCCTGATTGCCGGCCTGGCCGGTCTGATTCTGCTCATCGGCCTCACCCGCGTCTACCTGCGGGTGCACTACGCTTCCGACGTGCTGGCGGGCTTCACGGCCGGCCTGGTCTGGCTGCTAATTGCTATTCCGCTGCTGCAGTACATCGAGAAATCGGTAAAAAAACGATTTAAATACGCGCCGCAATTGGCTGAAAAACAGCCTGAATAGCGTGCTGGCGAAGTTTTTTCGCAAATTTTTTTGCCGAAAGCTTGATAAACTACTTCGCAGCCCTGTATCTTTGCATCGTTGAAAGACACTCCAACAGGGAGTTTCACCCTTCAACAACCAGATGCGCTTGTGGCGAAATTGGTAGACGCGCTGTCTTCAGGCGGCAGTTCCGCAAGGTGTGAGAGTTCGAGTCTCTCCGAGCGCACCACGAAAGCCGGCCCCGAAAGGGCCGGCTTTTTTGTTTTTCAGCGGTCCGGACTGTACCGGGCTGCTGACTAGGTTTTGCCTCGTTTGCCATGAATAAACTTCTTACGCGCCTGCTCACGCTCTTCACGTTTCTGGTGCTGGAAGTGGGCGTGCTGCTGCTGGTATTTCTGAGCTCATTGGCCGCCTTTTTTTACCTGACCCGGGTAGTATTCGTGCAGCACTCTACTGAGCTCGACCAGTGGGGGTTTGCCCACATGGACCAATTGCGGGCCGCCGCGCCCGGCCTCACGCCCTGGGTTATCGGCGTCACCTTTTTCGGCTCCGCGCCCTTTCTGGTAGCCGCCGGCCTGCTGATTCCGGCCGCGCTGGCCTGGCAAAAAAAGAAGCGGGAAGCCCTGGAGGTGTTTTGGGCCGTGGCGGGGGCGGCCATTCTCAACCAGCTCTTCAAAACCCACTTTCACCGCCTGCGCCCCGATACGGCCCTGTTTCCGCAGCTGGGCCTGAGCTTTCCCAGCGGCCACGCCATGATTGGCACGGCCCTCTACGGCTGCCTGGCCTGGCTGCTTTGGCGCCACCGCCGCCACCCACTCTGGGCCGTAGCCCTGCTGCTTTGGGCCGTACTCATCGGCGGCACCCGCATCTACCTGCACGTACACTACACCACCGACGTACTGGCCGGCTTCGTGGCCGGCCTGGCCTGGCTCATGCTCCTGCGCTCGGGCCTGCACCTGTGGTGGAAAAGTTGATGCGCTAATTTTTAATGTGCGAAATGTGGGTGAATGTGGATGATGTGGGAATTAATACTCGTGTCATTGCGAGCTTGCAAACCAATTCGTCCGTTGAAATGTGCTCAGCCTTCTAGAGTGAAAAGCCCTCAATCGTTGCTACGGTTGAGGGCTTTCGCGTAAAAGGATGCTAGTCACGAGCAGAGGACGGATGGCTTCGGCCTTTGGCCTCGCAATGATATGAGGGCGCCATTCGCGCCAGCCGAACATCAAACTCGCTCAATCACTCATTCACTCATTCACAGTTTCACCGTGACTCGCAGCGCCAGCAGGCCTTTTACGCCTTGCAGCTCTTCGAGCTCCAGCTCTTCTACTTCGGGTTCGAGCAGGCCGCGGTCCTGGAGGTAGTCGATGTACTCCATGTATTCGGCCGCTTCGCGGAGCTGAGCGTAGACGAGGGCAATTTTGCCGGGCTGGGTGAGCCGTTCGCCGGTACCGAGCACGGTGGCCTTATCCACGCGCTTCTTGATGATTTCGTAGCGGATGTTGTAGGCCCCGTCCACGTCGAACTGGCGCTCATCCTGGCGGAAGCGGATGCTCAGGGGCTGGCCGTGAATCAGGATCAGCTGGGTGGTGTCGAGCGGGACGGCCAGCTTGGGCTTGAGGGCCGCCGTGCGGCGGGTTATTTCCACCGTCACCAGCAGCTGCCACAGCCGCAGGTTTTTCAGGAAAACCAAGTCAAACGGCTTGTTCTCGACCAGGGAGCCGCCCACGTAGATGTTGTGCTCCACGCCGTCGGTTTTGAAACGCTGGAAGTAGTGCGGAAACATCTGCTGGGCCTTGGCTTCTTCCTCGTCGAGGTAGTCGCTGACGGTGTCGTTGAGCAGGGTCACGCTCTGCTCGAAGTCCTTGCGGCGCTTGTAGAGGATGCCCAGCTCGGGGTCGATATTGCTCCAGTACTGGGCAATGACGGGCCGCAGCTCGGGCGTGTTGTTGCTCAGGTACTCAAACAGGGGCTCTACTTCCGTCTTCAGCGACTCGAAGATGCTCACCTCGTCGCCGGTCAGGATGCCCTGGCGCAGGCGGCGCAGGTTCTTGTTGACGTAGAACTTGAGTTCGTCCAGAATGGGGAGCTGCTGAAACTCGGAGGCTTTCTTGAGCACCTTGTTGGCCAGGGTCAGGTGCTCGATAAGGTCGCCCTGGATGGCTTCGTTGCGGGCCGTGCTGCTGCCCCGAATGTCGCTGGCGCCGTGCAGCGGGTACACGTCGTGGAAGACAATGGCCTCCATTTCGGCGTTTTTGTTGCCATCCTCCAGCTTGTTGAGCAGGTTCAGGGCCGCATCGGTAAAGCGCCATTCCATGGTGGGATGAATGGCCGTGAATTTCTCCTTGATAATAGCCTGCACCCGGGTCTGGATTTCCTCGGAGTTGCGCTTAACGGCCACCGCAAACAAGGGCACAAACTGCTGCACTTTCTCGATGCAGAACTCGTCCAGGTCACCCACGTTGGGCGAGCCCAGCTCCAGAAGGCCCACCGTATCGTCGCCGTAGGGCAGCAGGGCCAGAATCGTGCTTTTGATGCCGATGCCCAGAATTTGCTCCCGCAAGTCGTCGGGAATATCGGCCTGCTCCACGTTTTGCAGTACCAGGGGCTGGCGGTCCTGCAAGAGCTGGTTGTAGATGCGGCGGAAGCCCGAGCCCGAATCCTGGTTGTTGAGCTGCTTGGTCAGGAAGCTGTGGTTGATTTTGCGGCCAAAGTCCACGAAAGCCTGCTTTTTCTCGTCGTAGGCGGCAATGCCCAGCTGCAGAAACGGCCGGCCGAAGAGCACCCGCAGCTTTTCCTGAATCTGCTCGAGCCGGTCGGAGGCTTGCAGCACGTCGCGCTCCAGCAGGTCGTACTTGAGCTCGGAGAGAATTTCCTGCTCGGTCACGTCCACCAGGTGCAGGATGTTAAAGCCTTCGAGTTCAAACCGCTCGGGCGGCAGCAGCTCGTGCCAAAGGTCGGCGCGGTGCAGGTTGTGGCTCAGAAACTCAATCTGCTCGGGCGTCAGCTCCGGCTTTTCGCCCACCACGCGCACATCCACAAACGTGGAGGTATAGCCCACGCCGTAGTGGCGGTAGGAGCCGATGTTGTAGTCGGGCACGGTGAAGATGATGGTGCCCTGCAGAGGCAAATCCACGCCGTATACTTTGTCCAGAATCAATTGGTACACCATGCGGGCCATGTAGATATCCATGGTCCGCGGGTCGAAGTTCAGCGGCTGCTTAACGGTCTTGTTGGCGTTGAGCAGAACCTCGGCAAACTTGGGCGTGTGGTAGAAGCTCAGGCGCTGAAACGGCGCTACGGCCCCGCTGATGTCGGAGAGGAAGGAAGCCGGCGGAAACACGGCCATCAGCAGGGTCTCGACCAGGTCGCAGCTGCAGTCGAGCACGCTCAGGTCGGTAATCGGGCCGCGGCACCAGGGCGCGGCGGCCACTTGCTCCCCGATGGAGCGGGCCAGCAGGGCCACGCCGGGGTTGGGGTCATTTTCGCGGGCCTGCCAATAGCTAATAATCGGCTCCAGACTAAGCGTCGTCTTGAAGGGAAAAGCCAGGGAAGGAGCTATAATTGGGCGGGCAGTAGGTTCTCGTAACATAAGTGACGGTATAACAGCCGGGCCCGGCAGATTGATTCACTCGCCACGCCCCAAGGCTGTTACGGCCCTATACGCAGCGCGGCTCCGCCCGGACGTTGGTTGGAACCCGCGCGGCCCAAATACGCTACGGAGGAGCTTATTAGTACTTTCTCAGCAACGTGTAGACCGGCTTTTCGCTGTCCTTAGGATCGAGCAAATTAACGGGAACGTTGTTCAGGCGCAGGTCTTTGGCAATAACCTTATAGCAGGTGCAGCAGCCATCCACGGCGTCGGGCCGGCTTTGCACGTTCAGGGAGTCGATTTTGAAAACCTGCTGGGGCAGGCCGGCGGGCCAGATTCGGTACTGATACTTGGTGAAGCGCAGCGGGGCGCTGCTGAAGGTCAGGCCCTGACCCAGGGCAATGGAGTCGTCGATTTGGGCCAGTGTGGCGCGGACGATGCGGATGGTATCGGGCTTGAGGGTGCTTTTGGGCGCCACCGGGGTGCGGGTGATGATGATGGTATCCAGCTCCTGGGGCGTAAAGGCGCCCGGGGTGCCGGCCACGGCGTTAAAGCGGAAAAACACCACATTGTCGAAGGTGTCCTGGCAGTAGCAGGAGTTATTAGCGCAGCAGGCCCCCACGAGCAGGGTGGAGCCAAGCAGCAGAAGCCAGGTGAGGAAGGAGCGTAGCATAGCAGCCGTAAAGGTAACGCCCGGCGGGCAGCATCCGGGCGCGGGACCAAAGCAAAAC
Proteins encoded in this region:
- a CDS encoding Bax inhibitor-1/YccA family protein, which encodes MEEFNPENQPEQPQVIIPAEEATQIQVRFMTQVYGWMAGALALTGGVAMLVGASPEIQELVFGNRLVFFGLIILELFVVGYLSRNLFEMTPNQAVGAFAGYALLNGVTLGIIFMVYTAESIASTFFITAGTFGVMSLYGFVTGTDLSRWGNLLFMALIGLVIASVVNIFLASSMLYWITSFIGVALFVALTAYDTQKVKGLAFIGYGDEGADRKAAVWGALTLYLDFVNLFLYLLRFFGRRR
- a CDS encoding M61 family metallopeptidase → MRKSAATFLLALALPFGALAQAPVQYTVAFPNAVHHEAQVTVVFAELPSGPLQVRMARSSPGRYALHEFAKNVYDVKATDSKGKALTVSRPDPYGWDVSGHDGTVRFTYTLFGDRTDGTYAGIDAIHAHLNMPATLAFARGLEQRPAEVKFETPGGWQVATQLRPDPAKGTYYAPHLQYLMDSPTSLGSQKVRSWQEQGRTIELNVLYEGTEAELDDYTAKTKKIVKEAAAVFGGLPEYDFGRYTFVVNYLPQTNSDGMEHRNSTSVTSNRQLRGDDVMNNLGTVSHEYFHSWNVERIRPRDLEPFDFERANMSNSLWFAEGFTQYYGDLIMRRAGVFTDDQYCQYTLSGVVGAMLNSPGAARYSPVQMSQQAPFVDAAAAIDPNNRGNTYLSYYYIGAANALALDLLLRQNHKTTLDAYMRAVWQQHGKEQQNYAPAKPYTLPDLQRILGEVSRDTAFAGQFFRQHILGHELPKFDELLAPAGLTVRRARAGQASLVSRLSFNPADSTASLGSTLVGSPLYQAGLDREDVLRKIDGQRLSSAKAVQELLAAHKPGDVVPVEYRTRGGIRTTQVTLAEDPTLEVVTNETAKKPVTKAMKKFRDDWLSSKAK
- a CDS encoding class I SAM-dependent methyltransferase; this translates as MSSVDAGFDRVAPFYDPLARLVFGDALRRAQQAALAGLPPGRPRVLIIGGGSGWVLGEVLQRRPDARVLYLEASALMLAKSRATLLQAAPEHAGQVEFRLGTEHDLRPDESFDAIITFFFLDLFEPRRLQAILDALNQARRPGAPWLLADFRPAQTLWQRLLLQTMYRFFRLTTGISGRAMPDLHPALRCLGLVVQQQHVFFRGLVEATVFG
- a CDS encoding phosphatase PAP2 family protein; the protein is MTNYFRRIGAGFMLFAAEFAVTLGLGALGIVGFLALGRQVLDQDAAGFDARAFHWARHLLGANESGWVEKITFLASRNFITAVALLLIGYFLFVRRHRWYTLLVPVVALGSITLNLVLKTTYHRPRPLLPLVSASGLSFPSGHAMISASFYGLLIYLVLTHVRRQKVLRLVLIAGLAGLILLIGLTRVYLRVHYASDVLAGFTAGLVWLLIAIPLLQYIEKSVKKRFKYAPQLAEKQPE
- a CDS encoding phosphatase PAP2 family protein, which gives rise to MNKLLTRLLTLFTFLVLEVGVLLLVFLSSLAAFFYLTRVVFVQHSTELDQWGFAHMDQLRAAAPGLTPWVIGVTFFGSAPFLVAAGLLIPAALAWQKKKREALEVFWAVAGAAILNQLFKTHFHRLRPDTALFPQLGLSFPSGHAMIGTALYGCLAWLLWRHRRHPLWAVALLLWAVLIGGTRIYLHVHYTTDVLAGFVAGLAWLMLLRSGLHLWWKS
- a CDS encoding GAF domain-containing protein; translation: MLREPTARPIIAPSLAFPFKTTLSLEPIISYWQARENDPNPGVALLARSIGEQVAAAPWCRGPITDLSVLDCSCDLVETLLMAVFPPASFLSDISGAVAPFQRLSFYHTPKFAEVLLNANKTVKQPLNFDPRTMDIYMARMVYQLILDKVYGVDLPLQGTIIFTVPDYNIGSYRHYGVGYTSTFVDVRVVGEKPELTPEQIEFLSHNLHRADLWHELLPPERFELEGFNILHLVDVTEQEILSELKYDLLERDVLQASDRLEQIQEKLRVLFGRPFLQLGIAAYDEKKQAFVDFGRKINHSFLTKQLNNQDSGSGFRRIYNQLLQDRQPLVLQNVEQADIPDDLREQILGIGIKSTILALLPYGDDTVGLLELGSPNVGDLDEFCIEKVQQFVPLFAVAVKRNSEEIQTRVQAIIKEKFTAIHPTMEWRFTDAALNLLNKLEDGNKNAEMEAIVFHDVYPLHGASDIRGSSTARNEAIQGDLIEHLTLANKVLKKASEFQQLPILDELKFYVNKNLRRLRQGILTGDEVSIFESLKTEVEPLFEYLSNNTPELRPVIAQYWSNIDPELGILYKRRKDFEQSVTLLNDTVSDYLDEEEAKAQQMFPHYFQRFKTDGVEHNIYVGGSLVENKPFDLVFLKNLRLWQLLVTVEITRRTAALKPKLAVPLDTTQLILIHGQPLSIRFRQDERQFDVDGAYNIRYEIIKKRVDKATVLGTGERLTQPGKIALVYAQLREAAEYMEYIDYLQDRGLLEPEVEELELEELQGVKGLLALRVTVKL